The Rhizobium sp. BG4 genomic sequence GAGTGTCTGGAGGACCTGCTTATCAGGGCGGCGTGCGAGAACGGTTTCCCGCCAATCTTGTCCTACAAGTTACTGGGCGTGAAACACAAAGTCTCCGGTGCGTTTGCTCCAGGCCCTAATCGCTTCGGTATAACAGCCGAAACACTTTCTATTTTGCTTGGCAATCCTGCAGGGCCAAAGGAGCTACGCTTCCTTCTCAACAATACTCCGCCACCCGAGCCTCATCTGAGGCCTTTCTTTGATGTCTGGTTGGATTCGAGAACGCTTTCGGCGAAGCGACGGTTGTCCCCGCTAGCCCTACGTAAGGCCCCTTTTCTTAGATCGATTTGGCGCGTCTGGCCGATAAATTTTGATCCGGATACAAAGGAGACGTTGCTGAGTACCTGTCCAGTTTGTCAAAAATCCATCGCTTCAGGGTTTATGGGGGACGTTTGGTGTTGCGATAGGTGCATCGAGATCACGTCGAATGGGGAGTTGAAGGCGGTGGATTTGCGAGATTTTCCGCAGCCCATCGTTGACGAGCACCTCTGGTATGACCTTGACTTCGCGACCAGTTTTGTAGACCCCGCGGCACGAGATCGCCGACGAACCTCGCGTTCCTTACTGCACGCGGACTTCGGAGATTTAAGTGATGGAGAAATATTTGAAGCGATTTTTGCCTTTGCTAGGCTCGTCTCCAAGAAAGGACCTACCGCAAGTCGTTTTGAGCTAACTGCCACCGAGCTCGCAAGAGCGGCGGATGTCATTCGATGCTGGCCGACTTCGTTCGAAAGTCTGGTGATGGAGTGGGCGAGGACCCCACAGTGCGCCCCGTCGGAATTTTCTATAAGGGCGCTTGCGAACAATGGCCGGATAAGCATTAAGATTCGTAGACGAATCCGGGAAATAGTTTGGCATTCAACCGTGCGTAAGAAGTTCGGTGCTGACCAAGCTGCCACGTACTCTGCCAAGCTCGGTTCAGATTTTGAAGTTGGGTTAGTAGAAAGAATTAATCGAACACGCGAAACGGAAGGTGTAGACGTTGTCGATGCACAGTTTTTGCGAACACGGCCAGATGTAAGAAGGTTCAATAACTACCTCGGGATTTCTGTCCCGACCTTTATGGCTCTCGCAGACAGTGGCTTCTTGCCGGTTGAAACCTTTAATAGGCATGATGGGAGTCTCTTCACCAATGCTCGCGCTACCGTCAGTCGCCTGCTGGAAAAATCACTGCTGACCCTGCCGACGCGATCCGCGATACGGTTGCCGCGCGCGGTCTCGGCTTTTTTCGCTGGCCCGGACGACCCTTGGAGCACTGTATTGCAAGGGCTACTCTCGGGCGAGGTCGAGTTCTGGCACGTTGCACGGCCGCAAAGTTCGATCTTGGAAGGTATATATATCGACGATGTGGCCGGGCTACGCCGCATATTGATTGACGTACCAAAATCTCGCGAGGCTCTGTATCAGATTCCTCTCTCGATTGCGCAGGCGGGCAGGCATCTTAGGCTTGGGACGAGCGAATTTTTAGCCGCCGAGAGAGCAGGGCTATTAAATCAGCCTGCAACGTGGGAGAGCATCGCCCGATTTCGGGCCGAGTATGAGCCGACCTCAGTGCTAAGCGTTCGTTGCGGTTCCGCGTTTCGAAGCGTAACGACGCAGGAGATGTTGTTCGCGTTGAAGGCAGAGGGAATCCAACCTGTACTGAATTACTACGACAAGCCGAAAGTGTGGAGACGCACGGAGGTTGAACGGTTCTTTGGCGATTCCATTATGCCTCGCGTAAAGTGAAAGATGCGGTCGGCGGTTCCCGGCTTGAAAGATTCGCTTTAGATGCACCGTTTTTGAAGAAAAATAAGATGATAGATGATTCTCTTTAAAGCGAGTTCATCATGCGGTTGGGAAAATGGACGCTACCAGCAGCCTTGTGAGCACGCTTCCGGATGGTGCCGAACGCCGGAGATCGATTGCCGTAATCGTGGGTAGAGAGCCCTCGCTCCATAGTATTCTTGTGGCTGTCGAGCCGTTCCGCGCTGCCAACCGGGTGGGCAAGGCGCAGCTCTTCAGCATTGATTTCATGCCCGGCGATCCGCGCGATACGCCGAGCAGCATGGACATCGCCGTGCCGCGAACGGCGACCTTCGACGACCCCAAGAAATACGATCTGATCCTGCTGATGTTCACCTATACGGTGGCAGATGAGGCCAAGGGAAAGCTGTTTCGCTGGCTGCGGCGGCAGGCGGCGGGCGGGGCACATCTGTGCGGCATGGATACCGGGCCACTGGTGCTTGCCGAGGCGGGATTGCTGAACGGCTACACCGCCACCGGACACTGGACCGGCATGGCCTCACTGAAGGAGCTGGCGCCCGGCGGCACCATCGTCGAGCAGCTCTATGTCATAGACCGCAACCGCTCGACCTGTGCCGGACAGGCATCGAGCCTCGATTGCTCGATGGCGCTGCTCCGGCGACTGTGCGGCGACACGCTCTATCATCTCGTCTGCAACGAGCTCGTCTATACCGCGCCGCGCGCTGCCGAGACGCGCCAGCGCGAGATCGTCAACGGCCAGTCCTGGCTTGCCAATCCGATCCTGCTGAAGGCGCAGCGCATCATGCAGGAAACGGTCGAGGATCCGCTCGACATGGATGGTGTGGCAGAGCGCTGCGGGGTTTCGGCGCGGGAGCTTCAATATCTCTTCAAGCGCTATCTCAATACCAACCCGAAGAAGATGTATATGGCCTTCCGTCTGCAGCACGCGAAGGAGCTGTTGCTCTATAGCTCGATGAGCATCCGCGAGACCGGGCTCGCCAGCGGCTTTGCGACGCCGTCAGCCTATTACCGTGCCTTCCACGCCGTTTATCAGAAGAGCCCGCAGGAATATCGCGGCGATTTCGCCAAGAACCGCTCGGCCATGTACGGCCGCAATCTCTACTGACGCTCTTCGCTCTCCAGCATCTCCCAGCCGCCGGACAGAAGGTCGCTATGTTCTCCAAGACCCGGGGAGCGGCGTGATGTGTCGAGCGAGGCGTCCGAGAAGACGATCGGCGTGCGGATGCCGGGCGCGCCGTCGTTTTCGACCACCATGCCGCGATGCAGGATCTGGGGATCGGTGAAGACATCGGTGAGGTCGTTGATCGGACCGGCGGGTACGCCTGCGCGTTCCAGACCGGAAAGCAGCTGATCGCGGGTGATGCGCTTCGTCTGCAGCTCCAGAATCTCGGTCAGGGCGGCGTGGTTGTGAACGCGGCTCGGATTGGATGTGAAGCGCGGATCGGCGGCGAGCTCGGGAACGCCCAGGATCGCTGCAAGCTTGGCAAACTGGCTGTCGTTCCCGCAGGCGATGATGACGTCCCCATCGGCGACCGGAAAGACCTGGTAGGGGGCGATATTCGGATGGGCATTGCCGAGACGCTTCGGCGAGACGCCGGAGGCAAGATAGTTCATGCCCTGATTGGCGAGCACGCCAACCGTGCTGTCGAACAGCGCCATGTCGATATGCTGGCCAACGCCGGTCTTCTCACGCAGCGCCAGCGCCGCCTGGATGGCGATGACGGAATAGAGGCCGGTGAAGATATCGGCAAAGGCGACGCCGATCTTCTGCGGTTGGCCCTCGGGCTCGCCAGTCAGATGCATGATCCCGGCCATGCCCTGGACGATGAAATCGTAGCCGGCGCGCGAGGCATAGGGGCCGGACTGGCCGAAGCCGGTGATCGAGCAGTAGATCAGCCGCGGATTGATCTCCTTCAACGCAGCATAATCCAGTCCGAACTTGGCAAGGCCGCCGACCTTGAAGTTCTCGATCAGCACATCGGCGCCGCGTATCAGCTCTTTGATATGTTCGAGATCGCCGGGTGCATTGAAATCGGCGGTGACGCTGAGCTTGCCGCGATTGCAGGCGTGGAAGTAGGCGGCCGTCGTTTCCTGGCCGGCTTCGACGAAGGGAGGCCCCCAGCGTCTTGTGTCGTCACCCTCTGGGGATTCGATCTTGATGACGCTGGCGCCGAGATCCGCGAGAGTCTGTCCGGCCCAGGGGCCGGCCAGAATGCGTGCGAGTTCAACCACTCGTATTCCGCTGAGGGGCGTTACCATGTCGATACGGCTCAGAAAAAAGCCTGGATGTCCGTTTGGGCGCGGCCGAGGATCAGCGCATGGACGTCATGCGTGCCCTCGTAGGTGTTGACCGTCTCCAGGTTCTGCGAATGGCGCATGACGTGGAATTCGATCTGGATGCCGTTGCCGCCGTGCATGTCGCGGGCCTGGCGGGCGATGTCGAGCGCCTTGCCGCAATTGTTGCGCTTGACGATGGAGATCATTTCCGGCGCCATCTTGTGTTGGTCCATCAGCTGGCCGACGCGCAGCGACCCCTGCAGGCCGAGCGCGATTTCGGTCTGCATGTCGGCGAGCTTCTTCTGGTAAAGCTGCATGCCGGCGAGCGGCTTGCCGAACTGCTTGCGGTCGAGGCCGTATTGGCGGGCGCGGAACCAGCAATCTTCGGCCGCTCCCATGACGCCCCAGGAAATGCCGTAGCGGGCGCGGTTCAGGCAGCCGAACGGACCTTTCAGGCCCGAAACGTTGGGCAGCAGCGCATCTTCGCCGACTTCGACGCCGTCGAGCACGATTTCGCCGGTGATCGAGGCGCGCAGCGACAGCTTGCCGCCGATCTTCGGAGCCGAAAGACCCTTCATGCCCTTTTCGAGCACGAAGCCGCGGATCTCGTTGTTATGGGCTTCCGACTTTGCCCAGACGACGAAGACGTCGGCGATCGGCGCATTGGAAATCCACATCTTGGAACCGCGCAGGCGATAGCCTCCCTCGATCTTTTCGGCGCGGGTCTTCATGCCGCCCGGATCGGAGCCTGCATCCGGCTCGGTCAGGCCGAAGCAGCCGATCAGATCGCCCGAGACGAGGCCCGGCAGATACTTCTTCTTCTGTTCGTCGGAGCCGTAGGCATAGATCGGGTAGATGACCAGCGAGGACTGGACGCTCATCATCGAGCGATAGCCCGAGTCGATGCGCTCAATCTCGCGGGCAACAAGGCCGTAGGCGACGTAGGAAGCGTTGGCGGCGCCGTATTCCTCCGGCAGCGTGACGCCGAGCAGGCCGGTCTGGCCCATCAGCTTGAAGAGGCCGGCATCGGTCTGTTCGTCGAGATAGGCTTCCTGGACGCGCGGCAGCAGCTCGGCCTTGGCGAAGGCGGCCGCCGAGTCGCGGATCATCCGCTCATCTTCGGAGAGCTGTTCGTCGAGCAGGAAGGGATCGCTCCAGACGAAAGCGCTGGAGGACTTGCGGGCGGTGTTGGGAGAACTGGACAAAAGCGATCCTCGCGGCAAACGACGTGATACCATTCGAGTTTATGCATTTATCAATTGCGCGCCAGCCACGAAAACCATAATTACACATAAGTTGATGTATGGCATGCATAGGTTAGAGAGTGCGCCAGAGACGATTTCTTCCCCATATCAGCCATCTCTCGGCCTTCGAGGCGGTGCTGCGGAACGGCTCCACGGCCGCGGCGGCCCGGGAGCTGAACCTGACGCAGAGCACAGTCAGCCGGCTGATCCAGACGCTGGAACAGCAGCTCGGCCGGGCGTTGTTCGAACGCCACAAGCAGCGTCTCGTGCCGACCGAGGCGGCGCAAGCCTATGGCCGCGACATTACCCGCGCACTCGACCTGATCCAGCGCGGCAGCATGGAATTCTCGGCCAATCCTGGCGGCGGCACGCTGACGCTGGCGATTTTGCCGGCTTTCGGCACCCGCTGGCTGGCGCCGCGGCTCGGCGGCTTTCTGAAAGATCACCCTGGGATCAACGTCAATCTGGCGACGCGCCTCAAGCGCTTCAATTTCGCCGCCGAAGGCTTTGACGCCGCAATCCATTTCGGCACTGCCGACTGGCGAGAGGCTGATCATCTCAAGCTCTTCGACGAGCGCCTGACGGCCTGCATTTCACCAACGCTGCTGCAGGAAAGGCCGGTCGGCAAGCCCGAGGATGTGCTCGACCTGCCGCTCCTCCAGCTGGAGACCCGCACCAGCGCCTGGGCGATCTGGTTCGCAGCGCAGGGCATCAAGCCGCGCGGCGTCACCGGCATGCTCTTCGACCAGTTCGCCACGATGACCCAGGCCGCCATCGCCGGCCTCGGCGTGGCGCTGCTGCCGGATTATCTGGCGAAGGACGAAATCCAGGCCGGCCGGCTCCTGCCGCTCCTCAAGCCGTCCATCACCGGCACCGGAACCTATTGGCTCGCCTGGCCGCAATCGCGCGCCAGCTACCCGCCGCTCGTGTCATTTCGCTCATGGTTGGCAAAGGTGGTGGATGAGAGCCCTTGGGGCATCGCGGACTAGCCTCAAGCCACCGCCAGCTTCCGCTGTGCGGAAAGCGCCCGGATGCAGGTCAGTGCCAGGATGATCACCGGCAGGCAGACGAGGTAGGAGGAGCGGATGCCGAAATGTTCGGCGACGAAGCCGAGGAGTGGCGGGGCGAGGAAGAACACCACGAAGGACATCTGCGCGAGGGCCGCGACATTGAGATGCGAGGCGCGGTCGCGGCGCTGGGCAGCCGCCGAGACTGCAAGCGGATAGACCGCGCTGCAGCCTGAGCCCATGAGGGCGAAGCCGAGGAGTGCCACATATTCATGCGGCGCCAACCAGACGGCGGCGAGGCCTGCGGCCGACACCAGAAGCAGCACGAAGGCGACGTTTCGCGAGCCGAAGCGATCGACGAACGGGTCGGCGAAAAGGCGAGTGACGGCCATGAAGAAGGTGAACAGCGTCAGGCCGAGACCACCGATGAAGGGCACCGACTGGAAGACGTCGCGCATGTAGATCGCCGACCAGTCGATACCGGCGCCCTCGACGAGGAAAGCCGCGATGCCGATGGCACAGAGCGGCAGCAGGCCGCGCGTCGGAAGCGCGATGTGGCCGGCGTCCGCATGTTCCGCCGTCTGGCGTACCGGCGCGTTCTGCATGCCTGAAATGGCGATGGTGCCGACCACGAGGACGAACGCGAAGGTCAGGCCGAGATGCATATGCACCGAGACTTCGGCCTGGCGAAGAGCCGCCGATACCAGCGCGGTGACGAAGAAACCCAGGCTCCAGAAGCCGTGGGCGCGGTTCATCACGCCCTTGCCGAGCCTTGCCTCGACGCGGTCGATCTCGACATTGAGATTGATCTCCAGCGCACCGGCGAGCAGGCCTTCGCAGAAGAGGATCGCGAAAACGAGGGGCGCGCTGCCCGCCCAGGGAACGAGCGCGAGCAAAGCGGAGGTCCCGAGAACGGTCAGGAATGCGGTCTTGCGGGCGCCGAAGCGGGCGATCAGCGGCGAGGAGAAGGTCAACGACACCAGGGCGCCAATGGCGGCGCCAATCAGCGTCAGCCCGAGTTCCGATTTATCGACCTGCAGGCTCTCCTGCAGATCGGGCAGGCGTGATAGCATCGCGCCCATGGAGACAGCGAACAGGAAGAAGCAGATGTAGATCCGCTGCTGCGGCTGGATTGACATGATGCCTCGCGGTCTTCGGCTGATGGTTGCGCCCGCTTCAGGGCGTACAAAGAGAAGTCGTCAGTAGCACAGGAAACCGGATCGGTGGAAGGCCGCTAACATATTGCTAAAATTTGAAAATCCGTGTTGCTTTCATGCTACGGTCTTCGGCGCTGCAGTCCTCGCTCTCCTGTCGTTCTTCACGCCCGTCATCGGCATCCGCACCGCGGTTGCGCAGGAGAGCGCACAGATATGCGAGAGAAAGCCGTTCGAGCAGCAGTCCTATATCGTCTGCTCGCCGGACGCCGCCAAGGGTAGTTTACAGCTCTTCTGGAGAGGCGCCGATGGTCAGCCCTACCGGACATTCTCGCAGCTGGCGGACAGTTTGACGGCGAAAGGCAAGACGTTGGTCTTCGCGATCAATGCCGGCATGTATCAGCCGGATTTCACGCCGCTCGGTCTCTATGTCGAGAACGGGCAGGAACTTCGCCCGGCCGAGACCGGCACCAGGACGGGCGAGCCCGGCAAGATCCCGAATTTCTACAAGCAGCCGAATGGCGTTCTCTATTGGGGCTCCGCCGGGGCTGGCATCCTTTCGACCGGAGACTTCATCAAGCAGAAGCCGGCTGCGGAGTTCGCGACGCAATCCGGTCCGATGCTGGTGATCGACAATAGGCTGCATCCGGCTTTGATCCCCGGGTCGTCCGACCGCACGCGCCGGAGCGGCGTGGGTGTCTGTGACGGCGGCAAGGTCCGCTTTGCGATCAGCGAAGACAGCGTGAACTTCCACGATTTCGCCCGCTTTTTCCGCGATGGCCTGCATTGCCCGAACGCTCTCTTCCTCGATGGCGGCAATGGCAGCGGCCTCTTCAATCCGGCGCTCGGCCGCAATGACTATTCCTGGCACGGCGGATATGGGCCGATCGCTGGATTTGTTCAGTAAGCGATCCAGATAATGACCTTCAGAGCCCCGCATTCCGGCCAATAAATGCACAGGCGTGCAAAAAGTGCATTTTTGTCATTGCCGTGTCACGCGGCAGCGATAGCTACCTCCCGAAAGGCTCGCCGGGGAGCAGCCTGCAGAAGAGGAAAAAGGTCATGAACAGACGCGAATTTCTTATCACCTCGTCGGCCGCAGCGGGCCTCCTGGCAATGCCGCGCTTTGCTTCTGCAGCCGGAGAGACGATCGATCTCTATAGCGGCTCCGATGCCAACATCATCGATTTCTGGTCGAACATCGTGGTCCCGGCCTTTTCGAAGGCTCACCCCGAGCTGGCGATCAAGGTCACCGACGCCGGCGACAATACCGGTCTTCGCGCCATCGCCGACCGCGGCCTCGCTGCTCTGAAGAGCAAGACCGATCCGCAGGCCGACATCTTCGAACATTTCGACCCGCGCCTTCCGGCTGGGGGCATCGATGCCGGCCTCTGGGTCAAGTTCTCGGCCGAGAACATCGAGGGCTTCGATCACGTCAACCCGCTGAGCGTCGATAGCGAATATTCGCTTCCCTATCGCGGCTCGCAGGTTCTGCTCGCTTACGACACGACCAAACTCGACCCGAAGAACGCGCCAAAGACCTGGGAACAGCTGACGGCCTGGATCAAGGCGAACCCGGGCCAGTTCATCTATAACCGTCCTGACAAGGGCGGTTCCGGCGGCAATTTCGTTCGCCGCGCCATCCATGAAGCCAATGGCCGCGACCCGAAGAAGTTCACCGTCGACAACTTCACCGCCGACTATGCCAACCAGACGCTGACGCCGGCCTGGAAGATCCTGACCGATCTCGCCCCGTCGCTCTATGAAAAGGGCGCTTACACCGCCGGCAATACCCAGTCGATCCAGCTTCTGGCACAGGGCGTCGTCACCATGACCCCGGTCTGGTCCGACCAGATCCTGCAGGCGATCGCGCAGGGCGTTCTGCCTGAGACGACGGGCCTCGTTCAGCTGAGCGACCTCGCGCTCTGCGGCGGCTTCTCGCGCATGACCGTCTTCTCGAACGGTGCTCACAAGGATGCCGCGCTGAAGCTCGCGGCCTTCCTGCTCACCAAGGAGATGCAGGAAGCGATCATCACCGAGATCGGCGGCTTCCCGGGCGTTTCCTGGGATCACATCTCGGACGAACTGCGCAAGAAGTATGCTGACGTCATCCCGACGACCATTCCGGTCTTCCCGAGCGGCGATTGGGAAACCAACATCAATGACGGCTGGTACCGCAACGTCGCTCCGAACATCAGCCGTACCTGATGCGCAGACGGATACCAGTACAATCGCCGGCGCGTGAAGGCGCGCCGGCCAAGAGTGCCTCGGCGGGGCTGCTTCTGGTCGCCCTGCCGGTTCTGCTTCTTGGCTGGCTGATCGTCTATCCGATCATCTCGGCGGTCATGGGCACGATCTTCGTGCGCCAGGCGGATGGAAGCTCTCAGTTTTCGCTCGCCTCCTACCAGTTCTTCTTCACCGACAGCTACAGCCTCGCCAATCTCTGGGTCACGCTCTGGACGACCTTCGTCTGCGGCCTGCTGCTCGTCGTCATCGGCCTGCCGATCGCGCTCTACCTGCGCTTCTCGCAGGG encodes the following:
- a CDS encoding helix-turn-helix domain-containing protein, encoding MDATSSLVSTLPDGAERRRSIAVIVGREPSLHSILVAVEPFRAANRVGKAQLFSIDFMPGDPRDTPSSMDIAVPRTATFDDPKKYDLILLMFTYTVADEAKGKLFRWLRRQAAGGAHLCGMDTGPLVLAEAGLLNGYTATGHWTGMASLKELAPGGTIVEQLYVIDRNRSTCAGQASSLDCSMALLRRLCGDTLYHLVCNELVYTAPRAAETRQREIVNGQSWLANPILLKAQRIMQETVEDPLDMDGVAERCGVSARELQYLFKRYLNTNPKKMYMAFRLQHAKELLLYSSMSIRETGLASGFATPSAYYRAFHAVYQKSPQEYRGDFAKNRSAMYGRNLY
- a CDS encoding CaiB/BaiF CoA-transferase family protein, which codes for MVTPLSGIRVVELARILAGPWAGQTLADLGASVIKIESPEGDDTRRWGPPFVEAGQETTAAYFHACNRGKLSVTADFNAPGDLEHIKELIRGADVLIENFKVGGLAKFGLDYAALKEINPRLIYCSITGFGQSGPYASRAGYDFIVQGMAGIMHLTGEPEGQPQKIGVAFADIFTGLYSVIAIQAALALREKTGVGQHIDMALFDSTVGVLANQGMNYLASGVSPKRLGNAHPNIAPYQVFPVADGDVIIACGNDSQFAKLAAILGVPELAADPRFTSNPSRVHNHAALTEILELQTKRITRDQLLSGLERAGVPAGPINDLTDVFTDPQILHRGMVVENDGAPGIRTPIVFSDASLDTSRRSPGLGEHSDLLSGGWEMLESEERQ
- a CDS encoding acyl-CoA dehydrogenase is translated as MSSSPNTARKSSSAFVWSDPFLLDEQLSEDERMIRDSAAAFAKAELLPRVQEAYLDEQTDAGLFKLMGQTGLLGVTLPEEYGAANASYVAYGLVAREIERIDSGYRSMMSVQSSLVIYPIYAYGSDEQKKKYLPGLVSGDLIGCFGLTEPDAGSDPGGMKTRAEKIEGGYRLRGSKMWISNAPIADVFVVWAKSEAHNNEIRGFVLEKGMKGLSAPKIGGKLSLRASITGEIVLDGVEVGEDALLPNVSGLKGPFGCLNRARYGISWGVMGAAEDCWFRARQYGLDRKQFGKPLAGMQLYQKKLADMQTEIALGLQGSLRVGQLMDQHKMAPEMISIVKRNNCGKALDIARQARDMHGGNGIQIEFHVMRHSQNLETVNTYEGTHDVHALILGRAQTDIQAFF
- a CDS encoding LysR family transcriptional regulator, whose translation is MRQRRFLPHISHLSAFEAVLRNGSTAAAARELNLTQSTVSRLIQTLEQQLGRALFERHKQRLVPTEAAQAYGRDITRALDLIQRGSMEFSANPGGGTLTLAILPAFGTRWLAPRLGGFLKDHPGINVNLATRLKRFNFAAEGFDAAIHFGTADWREADHLKLFDERLTACISPTLLQERPVGKPEDVLDLPLLQLETRTSAWAIWFAAQGIKPRGVTGMLFDQFATMTQAAIAGLGVALLPDYLAKDEIQAGRLLPLLKPSITGTGTYWLAWPQSRASYPPLVSFRSWLAKVVDESPWGIAD
- a CDS encoding MFS transporter is translated as MSIQPQQRIYICFFLFAVSMGAMLSRLPDLQESLQVDKSELGLTLIGAAIGALVSLTFSSPLIARFGARKTAFLTVLGTSALLALVPWAGSAPLVFAILFCEGLLAGALEINLNVEIDRVEARLGKGVMNRAHGFWSLGFFVTALVSAALRQAEVSVHMHLGLTFAFVLVVGTIAISGMQNAPVRQTAEHADAGHIALPTRGLLPLCAIGIAAFLVEGAGIDWSAIYMRDVFQSVPFIGGLGLTLFTFFMAVTRLFADPFVDRFGSRNVAFVLLLVSAAGLAAVWLAPHEYVALLGFALMGSGCSAVYPLAVSAAAQRRDRASHLNVAALAQMSFVVFFLAPPLLGFVAEHFGIRSSYLVCLPVIILALTCIRALSAQRKLAVA
- a CDS encoding phosphodiester glycosidase family protein, coding for MGIRTAVAQESAQICERKPFEQQSYIVCSPDAAKGSLQLFWRGADGQPYRTFSQLADSLTAKGKTLVFAINAGMYQPDFTPLGLYVENGQELRPAETGTRTGEPGKIPNFYKQPNGVLYWGSAGAGILSTGDFIKQKPAAEFATQSGPMLVIDNRLHPALIPGSSDRTRRSGVGVCDGGKVRFAISEDSVNFHDFARFFRDGLHCPNALFLDGGNGSGLFNPALGRNDYSWHGGYGPIAGFVQ
- a CDS encoding extracellular solute-binding protein, whose product is MNRREFLITSSAAAGLLAMPRFASAAGETIDLYSGSDANIIDFWSNIVVPAFSKAHPELAIKVTDAGDNTGLRAIADRGLAALKSKTDPQADIFEHFDPRLPAGGIDAGLWVKFSAENIEGFDHVNPLSVDSEYSLPYRGSQVLLAYDTTKLDPKNAPKTWEQLTAWIKANPGQFIYNRPDKGGSGGNFVRRAIHEANGRDPKKFTVDNFTADYANQTLTPAWKILTDLAPSLYEKGAYTAGNTQSIQLLAQGVVTMTPVWSDQILQAIAQGVLPETTGLVQLSDLALCGGFSRMTVFSNGAHKDAALKLAAFLLTKEMQEAIITEIGGFPGVSWDHISDELRKKYADVIPTTIPVFPSGDWETNINDGWYRNVAPNISRT